One genomic segment of [Pasteurella] aerogenes includes these proteins:
- the folC gene encoding folylpolyglutamate synthase produces MDKSTLSPTATSSLEKWLSYLENSHFKAIDLGLERVQSVAQQLDLLTPAPFVITVGGTNGKGTTCRLLEVLLLNAGYRVGVYSSPHLLRYNERVRIQSQMLPDSAHCESFAFIDAHKSASLTYFEFSTLSALHLFKQAKLDVVILEVGLGGRLDATNIIDSDIAVITGIDIDHTEFLGNTREQIGFEKAGIFRANKPVVIGDPQIPDSMLQQANKLHCHIARHDIEWQYQSEDTYWTWQGDKQEQKVRLENLPFPRIPLANAATALAVVQYLPFDISYQVIVQSLQQVELDGRFQFIAPEKLTALAISLGKPSETLAKMVIDVGHNPQAARYLAEKLTALRPQIQGKIIAVCGILKDKDAQGVLSPLLSLVDYWYCATLEGSRGQSGEALLYCLQQVAQMHSQSVSAEAQPSVVEAVKSAVKNSEKSDLILVFGSFYTVAGLLECIAIHN; encoded by the coding sequence ATGGATAAATCAACATTATCTCCAACAGCCACTTCCTCACTTGAAAAGTGGCTTTCTTATTTGGAAAACAGTCATTTTAAAGCCATTGATTTAGGCTTAGAGCGTGTACAATCCGTGGCGCAGCAGTTGGATTTATTAACGCCAGCTCCGTTTGTGATCACTGTTGGCGGTACCAATGGCAAAGGTACCACTTGCCGTTTATTAGAAGTCCTATTATTAAACGCTGGTTATCGCGTCGGCGTGTATTCTTCGCCACATTTGTTACGTTATAACGAACGGGTTCGGATTCAAAGTCAAATGCTGCCGGATAGTGCGCATTGTGAATCTTTCGCCTTTATTGATGCTCATAAAAGTGCATCGCTGACGTATTTTGAATTCAGTACTTTATCCGCATTACATTTATTTAAACAGGCAAAATTAGATGTGGTGATTTTGGAAGTTGGGCTAGGCGGGCGCTTGGACGCTACCAATATTATCGATAGCGATATCGCAGTAATCACTGGAATTGATATTGATCATACGGAATTTTTGGGCAATACGCGTGAGCAAATTGGCTTTGAAAAAGCGGGTATTTTTCGCGCGAATAAGCCGGTAGTGATCGGCGATCCACAAATTCCAGATAGCATGTTGCAACAGGCGAATAAGTTACATTGTCACATTGCGCGCCACGATATTGAATGGCAATATCAAAGCGAAGATACTTACTGGACTTGGCAAGGTGATAAACAAGAACAAAAAGTGCGGTTGGAAAATCTTCCGTTTCCGCGTATTCCACTCGCCAATGCAGCTACGGCGCTGGCAGTTGTTCAATATTTACCTTTTGATATTTCCTACCAAGTCATTGTGCAATCTTTGCAGCAAGTGGAATTAGACGGACGTTTTCAATTTATTGCACCGGAAAAATTGACCGCATTGGCAATCTCCCTTGGAAAACCGTCGGAAACCTTAGCAAAAATGGTAATTGATGTGGGGCATAATCCGCAAGCGGCGCGATATTTAGCGGAAAAACTGACCGCACTTCGTCCGCAAATCCAAGGCAAAATTATTGCAGTATGCGGTATTTTGAAAGATAAAGATGCGCAAGGCGTTTTGTCACCGTTGCTCTCTTTGGTGGATTATTGGTATTGTGCCACCTTGGAGGGAAGTCGAGGGCAATCTGGGGAGGCATTGTTATATTGTTTACAGCAAGTTGCTCAAATGCATTCACAATCTGTTTCTGCCGAAGCGCAGCCTTCTGTTGTCGAAGCAGTAAAAAGTGCGGTCAAAAATAGCGAGAAATCCGATCTTATTTTAGTTTTCGGATCTTTTTATACCGTCGCCGGATTGTTGGAATGTATTGCTATCCATAATTAA
- the hsf2_1 gene encoding autotransporter adhesin gives MNNIFKTIWNHATQSWVATSELSRAKGKTKSATVAKTAIATALAGMMVTGGAQAADYASVVMDGKVSQADKYASVGSVAIGSDLPYIDAYGRKAFTEATAQLAVAIGLGANAKTVAGTPPSSMNADDPNFDMALASIAVGASATANGYTSQAIGYRAAAVDRSASAYGAQAHALGYLSSALGSGTNAAGYLATAVGANAEASGRNAVSVGTSRREDGLVAKSEQGILLGVADIEGLTDADLMGDQYKDGANPWSEYQGEDLGVHDKTTEVSRASVVDGKNALGIGVAVKASGERAIAQGYYANAAGKSSTAIGEGASTAKEAIDATVVGARSGVTAEKSNAFGSVNNVTAANSTVIGTNNTVASEKVMVLGNNVNVTTGFDSAVVLGDSSVAAEATPTASYTWGGTTHTFAGAAPKSTVSVGAAGAERQIVNVAAGQISSTSTDAINGSQLYALGTAVETQIKAVNENATKPLTFMGDTGTAFERKLGTQTNVVGGATANLTDNNIGVVANGSDTLTIKLAKNIDLGTDGSVTLGDTVVNNAGLTIQNGPSVTNVGIDAGDKKITNVANGDISPTSTDAVNGSQLYSAFSNTSTLINTTVNQSGWNVLDNAGTKVDLVNPNDNVQFKNGNATTVSVTSTDAKTSVVKYDVNVDDDTIKIGDDGKLYATPKQTIIIDGEKLDFVNTNTTTVNYNTTTGTVELNVVTGTSDANEAGKAVVTAGDDEKVATIGDVVTTINKTGFALTAQNANSSIVNPGETVDMRNTDGNIVISKSKNDNNVVYNMAKDVKIERSVTAPTVNAKTVNSDTVNAKTVNSNIVNSNTVNTKTVNIGGNAGTTVLTTVAGGNYNSAGQLINNNATPALSVGGNQITNVANGAINATSKDAINGSQLYAVQNNMNQQVGDIHNRIDKANKEHRAGIAGAAAIAGLPEIHLAGKSMVAAAGSTYKGQNAIAIGYSRLSDNNKVKLKLTGSSTSDGDFIGTVGVGYAW, from the coding sequence ATGAATAACATTTTTAAAACCATCTGGAATCATGCGACTCAAAGCTGGGTAGCCACTTCTGAATTGTCTCGTGCTAAAGGAAAAACGAAATCGGCAACAGTAGCGAAAACAGCAATTGCGACAGCATTAGCCGGTATGATGGTGACCGGAGGCGCACAGGCTGCAGATTATGCTTCAGTTGTGATGGATGGCAAAGTCAGCCAAGCAGATAAATATGCCAGTGTTGGTTCTGTAGCAATTGGTTCGGATTTACCCTATATCGATGCCTATGGTCGCAAGGCTTTTACTGAGGCAACAGCGCAACTTGCAGTAGCGATTGGTCTAGGTGCGAATGCAAAAACCGTCGCAGGTACACCACCATCAAGCATGAACGCAGATGATCCAAACTTTGATATGGCATTAGCGTCTATTGCAGTTGGTGCATCAGCGACAGCGAATGGTTATACCTCACAAGCGATTGGTTATCGTGCTGCTGCAGTTGACCGTTCTGCTTCTGCATATGGTGCACAAGCTCATGCATTGGGTTATTTATCGTCTGCATTAGGTTCCGGTACAAATGCTGCAGGCTATCTAGCGACAGCAGTGGGAGCTAACGCTGAAGCTAGCGGTCGCAATGCAGTATCTGTCGGTACTTCACGTCGTGAAGATGGATTAGTAGCAAAAAGCGAACAAGGTATTTTGTTAGGTGTTGCAGATATTGAGGGTTTGACAGATGCAGACCTTATGGGTGACCAATATAAAGACGGAGCAAACCCTTGGTCTGAATATCAAGGTGAAGATTTAGGTGTGCATGATAAAACAACAGAAGTATCTCGTGCCTCAGTGGTTGATGGTAAAAATGCACTAGGTATCGGTGTAGCAGTCAAAGCGAGTGGTGAGCGTGCGATTGCTCAAGGTTACTATGCCAATGCAGCAGGTAAGTCCAGTACCGCTATCGGTGAGGGCGCGTCAACTGCAAAAGAGGCAATTGATGCGACGGTCGTCGGGGCGCGTTCTGGTGTCACTGCAGAAAAATCAAATGCTTTTGGTAGCGTAAATAATGTTACTGCGGCAAATTCTACCGTGATTGGTACGAATAATACGGTTGCTTCAGAAAAAGTGATGGTATTGGGTAATAATGTCAATGTCACAACAGGCTTTGATAGTGCGGTAGTCTTGGGTGATAGCTCTGTTGCTGCAGAAGCAACGCCAACAGCATCATATACTTGGGGCGGTACTACTCATACTTTTGCAGGTGCAGCACCGAAATCAACAGTGAGTGTAGGTGCTGCGGGTGCAGAGCGTCAAATCGTGAATGTTGCTGCAGGTCAAATCTCAAGTACATCGACCGACGCTATCAACGGTTCTCAATTGTATGCTTTAGGTACAGCTGTAGAAACACAAATTAAGGCAGTAAATGAAAATGCAACGAAGCCTTTAACATTCATGGGTGATACCGGTACGGCTTTTGAACGCAAGTTAGGCACTCAAACAAATGTCGTCGGTGGTGCAACAGCGAATCTAACCGATAACAATATTGGTGTTGTGGCGAATGGTAGCGATACACTTACCATAAAACTTGCTAAAAATATCGATTTAGGCACAGATGGATCCGTCACTTTAGGCGATACTGTGGTGAATAACGCAGGCTTAACTATCCAAAATGGTCCGAGTGTGACGAATGTTGGTATTGATGCGGGTGATAAAAAAATTACGAATGTTGCAAACGGAGATATTTCACCAACTTCAACCGATGCAGTGAATGGTTCACAACTTTATTCGGCGTTTTCTAATACCAGCACATTGATTAATACTACTGTTAATCAATCCGGCTGGAATGTATTGGATAATGCGGGGACAAAAGTGGACTTAGTTAACCCGAATGATAATGTTCAGTTTAAAAATGGTAATGCAACGACGGTCAGCGTCACTTCAACAGACGCTAAAACCAGCGTAGTGAAATACGATGTAAATGTGGATGATGACACGATTAAAATTGGTGATGACGGTAAACTTTACGCGACACCAAAACAAACGATCATTATTGATGGCGAAAAACTGGATTTTGTTAATACCAATACGACAACCGTAAACTATAATACCACAACAGGAACCGTTGAATTGAATGTTGTCACGGGAACTTCTGATGCTAATGAAGCGGGTAAAGCGGTTGTGACGGCGGGCGATGATGAGAAAGTGGCGACGATTGGTGATGTAGTTACGACGATTAACAAAACCGGATTTGCGTTAACCGCACAGAATGCCAATAGCTCCATTGTTAATCCGGGCGAAACCGTGGATATGCGCAATACGGATGGAAATATTGTGATCAGCAAGTCGAAAAATGACAATAACGTGGTTTACAATATGGCGAAAGACGTGAAAATTGAACGTTCCGTTACTGCACCAACCGTGAATGCAAAAACGGTAAACAGTGATACTGTTAATGCGAAAACCGTAAATAGCAATATTGTTAATAGTAATACGGTCAATACAAAAACCGTCAATATTGGTGGCAATGCCGGTACAACGGTATTAACAACGGTAGCTGGAGGAAATTATAATTCCGCAGGTCAGTTAATTAATAACAATGCTACTCCGGCGTTGAGTGTTGGCGGAAATCAAATCACTAATGTGGCAAACGGTGCGATTAATGCAACATCAAAAGATGCGATTAACGGTAGTCAGTTGTATGCGGTACAAAATAATATGAATCAACAAGTTGGTGATATTCATAACCGTATCGATAAAGCTAACAAAGAGCATCGTGCAGGTATTGCCGGTGCGGCAGCGATTGCCGGCTTACCGGAAATTCATTTAGCCGGTAAATCGATGGTTGCAGCGGCAGGAAGTACCTACAAAGGGCAAAATGCGATTGCAATCGGTTATTCCCGTTTATCTGATAATAACAAGGTTAAATTGAAATTGACCGGAAGTTCGACTTCAGATGGTGACTTTATCGGTACCGTCGGCGTCGGTTATGCATGGTAA
- a CDS encoding Predicted esterase, giving the protein MKITTRTLETTAPDGTPLLSHVAFPVNTPADGKAQAILVAPEWWGIVGHPQNVAGRLAEAGFVAVAMDIYGHGKMTTDALQASEWMTQMLTNSDELMNRCKIIYDAVAQLPEVDSARIGIAGFCFGGKIALDMARLGTPFKAVATFHGNPTPITPATAEKFKAKVLVAHGGADSMISNEAIEGLKAELTNANVDFQVDVYEGAKHGFSNPLADKRAQENGVDLGYHEAAAKTSWDKMIKFMHENL; this is encoded by the coding sequence ATGAAAATTACGACTCGTACTCTCGAAACCACAGCACCGGACGGTACCCCGTTATTAAGCCATGTGGCATTTCCAGTGAATACGCCGGCAGACGGTAAAGCGCAAGCAATTTTAGTGGCGCCGGAATGGTGGGGAATTGTTGGTCATCCGCAAAATGTGGCGGGGCGTTTAGCTGAGGCCGGTTTTGTTGCGGTGGCGATGGATATTTATGGTCACGGAAAAATGACAACAGATGCACTTCAAGCCAGCGAATGGATGACACAGATGTTGACCAATTCTGATGAATTGATGAATCGGTGTAAAATCATTTATGATGCGGTGGCGCAATTGCCAGAAGTGGATAGCGCTCGTATCGGGATCGCCGGTTTTTGTTTCGGCGGTAAAATTGCGCTTGATATGGCGCGTCTAGGTACGCCGTTTAAAGCCGTAGCGACGTTTCATGGAAATCCAACGCCGATCACGCCTGCAACCGCAGAAAAATTTAAAGCGAAAGTCTTGGTGGCGCACGGTGGTGCGGATAGCATGATTTCTAATGAAGCCATTGAAGGACTAAAAGCGGAATTGACCAACGCTAATGTTGATTTCCAGGTGGACGTTTACGAAGGAGCGAAACATGGCTTTAGCAATCCGTTAGCGGATAAACGCGCGCAAGAAAATGGCGTGGATTTAGGCTATCACGAAGCCGCAGCAAAAACCAGCTGGGATAAAATGATTAAGTTTATGCACGAAAATCTTTAA
- a CDS encoding membrane protein: protein MSLQFNPVSLLLVVLILLGVISNNNSITISAAVLLLMKQTILVKYLPFMEKNGLNIGIILLTIGVLSPLVLGKVQFPAFSEFINWKMLLAVAVGMLVAWFGGRGVNLMGSQPLLLTGLLIGTILGVAFVGGIPVGPLIAAGMLSLLLGKS from the coding sequence ATGTCATTGCAATTTAATCCCGTTTCGCTGTTATTAGTCGTGCTGATTTTACTTGGTGTTATTAGTAACAATAATTCTATTACCATTTCTGCGGCAGTGTTATTGCTTATGAAGCAAACAATATTGGTGAAATATCTCCCTTTTATGGAGAAAAATGGATTAAATATTGGGATTATTCTGTTAACGATCGGCGTGTTGAGTCCATTAGTATTGGGAAAAGTGCAATTTCCGGCGTTTTCTGAATTTATCAATTGGAAAATGTTGTTAGCGGTGGCGGTCGGAATGCTGGTTGCATGGTTCGGCGGTCGTGGCGTGAACTTAATGGGTAGTCAACCTTTACTTTTGACCGGATTATTAATTGGTACTATTTTAGGCGTTGCCTTTGTTGGAGGGATTCCTGTTGGACCTTTGATTGCGGCAGGAATGTTGTCATTACTATTAGGCAAATCTTAA
- a CDS encoding Uncharacterized BCR, YitT family COG1284: protein MKLKITTRDVLRFLFFFVGICVSALGIVLVTKADLGTSQISSVPYVLSLAFDWLTFGQATFVMNVIFLLMQMALLKNPLKMSLILQIPVSILFSYFIDLQMQMFSSLTLDTLAMQWAVLLLGCVILGLGISLEIAPNIVAVPGDAVVNVIATVKRLRFGKVKVILDVTLVAIALVLSFFYFGDIKGIGAGTLVSALLVGRIVMFFNRRLRNVYLTYLVGENVAVQEDKLSI from the coding sequence ATGAAATTAAAAATAACAACTAGAGACGTTTTGCGTTTTTTATTTTTCTTTGTCGGAATTTGTGTTAGCGCGTTAGGAATTGTTTTAGTCACCAAAGCAGATTTAGGAACATCACAAATATCAAGCGTTCCTTATGTCTTAAGTTTAGCTTTTGACTGGTTGACGTTTGGTCAAGCGACTTTTGTGATGAATGTCATTTTCTTACTTATGCAAATGGCGCTATTAAAAAATCCATTAAAAATGTCGCTTATTTTGCAAATTCCAGTGAGTATTTTATTTAGTTATTTTATTGATCTTCAAATGCAGATGTTTTCATCTTTGACACTTGATACTCTTGCTATGCAATGGGCTGTTTTATTGCTTGGTTGTGTCATTTTAGGATTGGGAATTAGTTTAGAAATTGCTCCTAATATTGTAGCAGTACCAGGGGATGCAGTGGTGAATGTGATTGCTACGGTAAAACGCCTCCGCTTTGGTAAAGTGAAAGTAATTTTAGATGTAACCTTGGTGGCGATAGCATTGGTATTATCCTTTTTCTATTTTGGTGATATTAAAGGGATTGGCGCTGGAACTTTGGTTTCCGCGTTATTGGTTGGTCGTATTGTGATGTTCTTTAATCGACGCTTAAGAAATGTGTATCTTACTTATTTGGTGGGCGAGAACGTTGCAGTGCAAGAGGATAAATTATCCATTTAA
- the lacZ gene encoding Beta-galactosidase: MPLADYYQRPDILHINTTPHHAYFIPFKRGQKIEQIAREQSELFYLLNGEWDFQYYPSHHELPELADIVFEHQIPVPSNWQNHGFDQHQYTNIRYPIPFDPPYVLRQNPCGVYQRHFEFHPQANKRYLLNFEGVDSCLYVYLNQQFIGYGQISHCTNEFEITDHLIAGHNQLTVIVLKWCDGSYLEDQDKFRMSGIFRDVYILQREQNYLQDFFLHTQLSHNFTQATLSLDTQFSKQQQALDYQLFDPQQQLIADGHAENLRLEITNVQLWNAEMPTLYTLYLRYGDEVICQKIGFRHIEIRQGVMLINGQAVKFKGVNRHDSDPKTGYCISREQAIADLRLMKQHNINAIRTAHYPNAPWFTELCDQYGFYVIAESDIEAHGASMQYVAQPEQSILLNVKKVEENARIQQQTIDHLCYFARHPDYKSAILDRTFANVERDKNRTCVLIWSLGNESGFGENFEAAARWIKQRDPQRLLHYESAIYQHSAHQNDLSQLDFHSEMYASTEDMASYFQQPQTKPFMLCEYSHAMGNSNGDLEDYFQAFQRHAGACGGFVWEWCDHSPYLNDGSMHLGYGGDFAETLHDGNFCVDGLVSAHRQPHSNLLELKNVNRPARATLMGNQIGLTNYLDFTDLAEALVVQYEWLENGVVVESGSLEVKCLPKQTALLPLNLPKNNGHHWVLTLSYHQKSATAFLAQGVCLGFDQIEFFAQNRLLPEVDSVPKSAVKNSWILQETPHHWRIQNEHIDYEFDRLKGIFSRLTVNGRALIIKPLDFNIWRAPTDNDRLVREFWQLAGYDQSESRAYTSRIEQHHDEIRIYANVGLVAVARSRILTLEVVYRVTTTGQLTVDIHAKKAPQLPYLPRFGLRFFLPKSDNQVEYFGYGAGESYCDKHHATRLGRYCLSAQENHVDYMKPQENGSHFACHYVKSVAFYLSAETPFSFNLSPYTQEELTHKTHHYQLEESHATILCADYKMSGIGSNSCGPSLKAQYRLDEEDFRYCLTITPC, from the coding sequence ATGCCATTAGCCGATTATTATCAACGTCCTGATATTCTTCATATCAACACCACACCGCATCATGCCTATTTTATCCCTTTTAAGCGCGGTCAAAAAATCGAACAAATTGCCCGCGAGCAATCGGAACTTTTTTATTTATTAAACGGAGAATGGGATTTTCAATATTATCCCAGCCACCATGAGTTGCCTGAACTTGCTGATATTGTCTTTGAACACCAAATTCCGGTTCCGTCCAACTGGCAAAACCATGGTTTTGATCAACATCAATACACCAATATTCGTTATCCTATTCCTTTTGATCCGCCTTATGTGCTGCGACAAAACCCATGTGGAGTATATCAACGTCATTTTGAATTTCACCCGCAAGCCAATAAACGCTATTTGCTGAATTTTGAAGGCGTGGACTCATGTCTTTATGTCTATTTAAATCAACAATTTATCGGCTATGGGCAAATTAGCCATTGCACCAATGAATTTGAGATAACCGATCATCTGATTGCTGGTCATAATCAATTGACTGTGATTGTGTTGAAATGGTGTGATGGAAGTTATTTGGAAGATCAGGATAAATTCCGTATGTCAGGGATTTTTCGCGATGTGTATATTTTGCAACGGGAACAGAATTATTTACAAGATTTCTTTCTACACACGCAGCTTTCGCACAACTTTACTCAAGCAACATTGTCTTTGGATACTCAATTTAGCAAACAACAGCAAGCGCTAGATTATCAATTGTTTGATCCGCAACAACAATTAATCGCTGATGGACACGCGGAAAATTTACGATTAGAAATTACTAATGTTCAGCTATGGAATGCGGAAATGCCGACATTATATACCCTATATTTGCGTTATGGTGATGAAGTGATTTGTCAAAAAATCGGTTTTCGTCACATTGAAATTCGGCAAGGGGTAATGTTGATTAACGGACAAGCTGTGAAATTTAAGGGCGTTAATCGCCATGATAGTGATCCGAAAACGGGTTATTGTATTAGCCGCGAACAGGCAATAGCAGATTTACGTTTAATGAAACAACATAATATTAACGCGATTCGTACCGCCCATTATCCAAATGCACCTTGGTTTACTGAACTTTGTGATCAATACGGGTTTTATGTCATTGCAGAAAGTGATATTGAGGCACATGGAGCAAGTATGCAATATGTGGCACAACCCGAACAGAGTATTTTATTGAATGTGAAAAAAGTGGAGGAAAATGCGCGTATTCAGCAACAAACCATCGATCATCTTTGTTACTTTGCGCGTCATCCTGATTATAAATCGGCAATTTTAGACCGCACTTTTGCCAATGTGGAACGCGATAAAAATCGTACGTGCGTGCTGATTTGGTCGTTGGGCAATGAAAGTGGTTTTGGGGAAAATTTTGAAGCGGCAGCACGCTGGATTAAACAGCGGGATCCACAACGTTTGCTGCATTATGAAAGCGCGATCTATCAACATTCTGCACATCAAAATGATCTTAGCCAATTGGATTTTCACAGTGAAATGTATGCTTCAACGGAAGATATGGCGAGCTATTTTCAACAGCCACAAACTAAACCGTTTATGCTGTGTGAATATTCTCATGCTATGGGCAATTCCAACGGAGATTTGGAGGATTATTTTCAAGCATTTCAACGTCATGCCGGTGCGTGTGGCGGATTTGTGTGGGAATGGTGTGATCATTCGCCTTATTTAAACGATGGGTCGATGCATTTGGGGTATGGTGGCGATTTTGCAGAAACCTTGCATGATGGGAATTTTTGTGTGGATGGACTTGTTTCTGCACACCGCCAACCGCACAGCAATTTGTTGGAGTTGAAAAACGTAAATCGCCCGGCACGTGCAACATTAATGGGAAACCAAATTGGGCTAACTAATTATTTAGATTTTACCGATTTAGCCGAGGCGTTAGTGGTGCAATATGAGTGGTTGGAAAATGGCGTCGTGGTGGAAAGTGGGAGTTTGGAGGTGAAATGTTTGCCAAAACAGACCGCACTTTTACCGCTAAATTTGCCGAAAAATAATGGTCATCATTGGGTGCTGACCTTAAGTTATCATCAAAAATCTGCTACAGCATTTCTTGCTCAAGGCGTGTGTTTAGGCTTTGATCAGATTGAATTCTTTGCGCAAAACCGCCTGTTGCCGGAAGTGGATAGTGTGCCAAAAAGTGCGGTCAAAAATTCATGGATTTTGCAGGAAACACCACATCATTGGCGCATTCAAAATGAACATATTGATTATGAGTTTGATCGATTAAAGGGGATTTTTAGTCGATTAACGGTGAATGGTAGGGCGCTTATCATCAAGCCATTGGACTTTAATATTTGGCGTGCGCCGACGGATAACGACCGTTTAGTGCGTGAATTTTGGCAATTGGCGGGTTATGATCAAAGTGAAAGTCGAGCTTATACCAGCCGAATTGAGCAGCATCATGATGAAATCAGAATTTATGCTAATGTTGGGCTGGTTGCAGTAGCAAGATCGCGCATTTTGACGCTGGAAGTGGTTTATCGTGTTACGACAACAGGACAATTGACCGTAGATATTCATGCGAAAAAAGCGCCGCAATTGCCTTATTTACCACGCTTTGGTTTGCGTTTTTTCTTGCCGAAAAGTGATAATCAAGTGGAATATTTTGGCTATGGGGCTGGCGAAAGTTATTGCGATAAACATCATGCTACACGATTAGGGCGTTATTGTCTTTCCGCGCAGGAAAATCATGTAGATTATATGAAACCGCAGGAAAACGGCAGCCATTTTGCTTGTCATTATGTGAAAAGTGTGGCGTTTTACTTGAGTGCGGAAACCCCGTTCAGTTTTAATTTATCGCCTTATACGCAAGAAGAATTAACCCATAAAACGCATCATTATCAATTAGAAGAATCGCATGCCACGATCTTGTGTGCGGATTATAAAATGAGTGGGATTGGATCTAATTCGTGTGGACCGAGCTTGAAAGCGCAATATCGTTTAGATGAAGAAGACTTTCGTTATTGTCTGACTATCACACCATGCTAA